ACATTCAAGGAAAGGACTTGTCCTTTAGGTCCATCAAGAGTAACATTTGCACCGGTCTGAATATTCCATGCCTtaacaacaaccacaaccaaattATCACCATACAGTTAAAGTTCCTATGAATAAGACATCATTgctacaataaaataaaagagtgaAGTATTCTCTTACCTTCACAGCATTCTTTATACCAGCAAAAATCCATTGGTCCTCAGATATCAATGAGGTGACTTCAGAATCAACACTTATAGTATTAACACAATGGCCGGTGTTGCAGTCCCATGCCCGAACTGTGCCATCAGTACTGCCAGAATAAAGTTTGTCTGAACCAGATGGCAGTGCAATCCCAGTGACAACCTGTCAACAAAAATTTGGGACTTAGCTATTCCACTAATATTGGCATAGTAGAATCTAACTCAATGGCACTTACTGAGTAACTTAATTGGAGTaaacatttcaaaaaataattttattggcACCCAAACTTATTTCAGTTACAAAATTAATGTACCATCTAAGTTCATAAACCAAAGCAATTCACTAAAGAATTAGTTTAGCAAAACCACTCAACAAAATATACTTTCATATGTTAATATCAAATAATAAAAGTGGAATGAGACATGTACCTTCTTGTGTTCATAAAGCTTTGCAAGTGTGGTAAACCCATCACCATAAAACCATGAATGCAAATTCTGACACAGGTCACCATGCACACAATTGTCAGTCATCCAATATTTACAAATACTGCGTGATTTCTCCACAGAAGCCATAGCAATAGCGGCCACATCTTCTacattttcaatcttttcaatCACTACAGCCTTTTGTTCACATTTGGTTGGCTTCTCAGCAGACACAACAGCCTTCAGCGCACAATTTGCTGGTTTCTTGACAGCCTTTGGTGCGCAATTTGTTGGCTTCTTAACAGAGGAACTGTTCATCTTCTCAACACAAGAATGGGGCTTCTTTGAATGCTTATAGTATACATTGGATGACAATGTTGGTAACTTATGCGAAAATCTACAAGGATTTCTGTTGCATCTCCCAGCTAGCCAGTACTTACATGTTGGGGATGTTGTTCGACCCAAAAGTTCAGTCCTCCTTGTTGTTGTTATAACAGCCATAATACTATGAAACAAAAACACAATCTACATCAGGCACAAAGTATCCCCATGAATTAGACCCTTCATTGCTCATTGATCTCTTCCAAAACTCAAACAGCAACCCATTCACAAGAAGCAGCAGAACCCATTCCCTCGTCAAAACCCAAATTCTGTTACTCCACAACTCTCCATCAACCAACTTAACACAGCTTAATTAAAATACAACTTATGAACAGCAAGAGAATAAAGAAATTTCATAATGACAATAATTTACATAGTTTGATGAGAAATCAAACAAAACCCCTCAAATAATTTAACCTTGCTCTCAACgtcaataatgaaattaaatggaaccctaaaataaaaatccaaactTTCCACCAGGAAATAGCGTGGAGCTTCAGCGAGGTCAATCCAATCGGAGAGAACAACGCTTCACGTAGACCATCCATGGCAAAATAGGAGGAGAAAGTAAATAGAGAATTCCAAAGAAGCTAGCATTACAAGGAGCAAACCTGAGTAGAGAGTAGAATTGGGATCCAGAACCGCAGTAAAACTATAGGGATTTCAATCTGAAGAGTCAGAGAGAttcaaagaaaaggaaagtgtTTGTATAATAGTGCAAAGGGAAATTGGAGTGAAGATCCTTTATTTATAGGTTACGTTTGCGCTGAGCAGTTACAATGTTAAAGATTTTGGTTGTTTGGGCAAGtcagaaaaagatttcatacaTCCGAAATTAAATTAAACCGGGAAAAATCAACGGAACtgtttttatataataaataacaaaatatttaataattttattattggaTTTATTTATAGTTTGAAGTGATTTATTTAtagtttatatatttaattatataaccGTAATAGAAGTATCTTATTCAATCATTCACTATATGATTTTTCTAAACTCATCCTAAATGCtctttattaaataaaaaattctatattctttattaattaaacaaaatttaattttctatttattatattttatattaataatttacatttaaaatttataatttataatttataatttataatttaagatttataatttagatggtaaaattcaaaaaatattgtattttttacattttaaaatACATTAGTCTTTGTCATTTTTTATGATACTTTAATTTTAGCCATTTTTCCTCCTAGATGTGTATCATTTTTAAATCGATAAAAATTagtttatattaaaaaagatttaaaatctaATCTAAATCCTCTTCTTCAAATCTAAACTATTATGGGGTATAAATAATAAGATTTGAAGTTTCTAGATTTCAAGTTTAAAGCTGACATAAATATCAAAACTAACTgggaaaaaaaattcaaaacacaAACTCAAATTGGAGTTAATAGTTAAAAGCCTAATACACTATGGTTATCATGATTATTCATTCATTACATGTTTCCGGTACGgtttaaaacaaatttaaaagaaatcaTTCCAAccaaaattttatgatttattaggTATGTttatattagactttttaaCCTACAATTAATATTCACATACAAGCATTTTCACTGTACAAGTTTTATAAGTGCTGAAATTCTCTTAGCCCTAAAACGTGCCTCTTATGGCACGTATGTTTCACGCACTTTTTTAACAGATTTTTCAATCAATCAACGCACGAATATTTTATTTCCTTCTTCGAAAGGATTTCGTTTTCTTCTTCTGCATTTTCTTGCCTTCTCTCTTCTATCTCTTTCGTGTGTTTCTCTCTGCCTTTTCTGTCACCGTTTACGTAagattttctctcttttctctttcttcgtttttctccttttccattGTTTCTAAAATCAAGCTCTaaaatcgttttgaagataatggatgatTCAACTTCAAATTGTCAGCTGAACTAGAGTGAAgtggattttgaatttgaatccaATGAAGTTCCTGAGGTGTGGTTTAATTCTAGTTAATAATTGAATCTGAATTTAAATCCAATTAGTAGTTTATAATTGTGTAGCTGAATAATGCGTGAACCTTGCCTGTGAAATTTGTTGTTCATTATTCCTTGTTTGAATTGAATCTAATCTATT
The genomic region above belongs to Arachis stenosperma cultivar V10309 chromosome 5, arast.V10309.gnm1.PFL2, whole genome shotgun sequence and contains:
- the LOC130982669 gene encoding zinc finger CCCH domain-containing protein 48-like gives rise to the protein MAVITTTRRTELLGRTTSPTCKYWLAGRCNRNPCRFSHKLPTLSSNVYYKHSKKPHSCVEKMNSSSVKKPTNCAPKAVKKPANCALKAVVSAEKPTKCEQKAVVIEKIENVEDVAAIAMASVEKSRSICKYWMTDNCVHGDLCQNLHSWFYGDGFTTLAKLYEHKKVVTGIALPSGSDKLYSGSTDGTVRAWDCNTGHCVNTISVDSEVTSLISEDQWIFAGIKNAVKAWNIQTGANVTLDGPKGQVLSLNVGNDILLAGAEDGVIYAWRCNSEPKAESPFELVATLSGHTKPVVCLAIGCHKMLYSGSMDHSIKVWDLDTLQCTMTLNGHTDVVTSLICWDNYLLSSSSDCTVNVWVCTEEGTLKVAYTHIVENAVLRLYGMTDADAKPILFC